A portion of the Candidatus Nitrosotenuis aquarius genome contains these proteins:
- a CDS encoding Kazal-type serine protease inhibitor family protein produces MAKTMLSILTVSVLLSAAFFTSFAVQAADAAKAQGSPQSQGAKAFGSKTASKICGDKLCKDVKKSTTKPEMPSEKAKPVACTKEYMPVCGVNGITYGNECMLKAEGMELAYKGECKAPTKPQEKPAEKPMAHKSTITSKTATSATDPGLGHESHQLVLVLPPSKSIYKGTITYSASEPVQLVALTGPLAEGEDKGQPIWTPDGKTKFALTLVDTQTASGTWSFAGNAIAIHTRNAEPFTVSYTVSYMEKESAETIKTGTLTSATDPGVGHESHQLAVILAPSEKPYSGLLTYSASEPVQLVALTGPLAEGEDKGQPIWTPDGKTKFALTLVDTQTASGTWSFVGNALAVHTKTTEPFTVSYTVVASQ; encoded by the coding sequence ATGGCAAAAACAATGCTGTCAATATTGACAGTAAGTGTATTGTTGTCTGCCGCATTTTTCACATCGTTTGCAGTGCAAGCAGCCGATGCCGCAAAGGCACAAGGCTCGCCACAAAGCCAAGGCGCAAAGGCCTTTGGCTCAAAGACTGCAAGCAAAATTTGCGGCGACAAGCTATGCAAGGACGTAAAGAAATCTACTACAAAACCGGAAATGCCGTCTGAAAAAGCAAAACCAGTAGCATGCACCAAAGAGTACATGCCGGTTTGCGGAGTAAACGGCATCACATATGGAAATGAATGCATGCTAAAGGCAGAAGGAATGGAACTTGCATACAAAGGAGAATGCAAGGCACCAACAAAGCCTCAAGAAAAGCCAGCAGAAAAACCGATGGCGCACAAATCAACCATAACATCAAAGACTGCTACCTCTGCAACTGATCCGGGCCTTGGCCACGAATCACACCAGCTAGTGTTGGTCTTGCCGCCAAGCAAGTCAATCTACAAAGGTACGATTACATATTCAGCATCCGAGCCAGTACAGCTAGTAGCATTGACTGGACCTCTTGCTGAAGGAGAAGACAAGGGCCAGCCAATCTGGACACCGGACGGCAAAACAAAATTTGCGCTGACACTGGTTGACACACAAACAGCATCCGGCACATGGAGCTTTGCAGGAAATGCAATTGCAATTCATACAAGAAATGCAGAGCCATTTACCGTAAGCTATACTGTCAGCTATATGGAAAAGGAATCTGCAGAAACCATCAAGACCGGCACTCTGACGTCTGCAACAGATCCTGGAGTTGGACACGAATCGCACCAGCTAGCAGTGATCCTAGCACCATCTGAGAAACCATACAGCGGACTTCTCACATATTCAGCATCCGAGCCAGTACAGCTAGTAGCATTGACTGGACCTCTTGCTGAAGGAGAAGACAAGGGCCAGCCAATCTGGACACCGGACGGCAAAACAAAATTTGCGCTGACACTGGTTGACACACAAACAGCATCCGGCACATGGAGCTTTGTAGGCAACGCACTTGCAGTACACACAAAAACTACCGAACCATTCACTGTAAGCTACACTGTTGTAGCGTCACAGTAA
- a CDS encoding DNA-directed RNA polymerase subunit A' yields MSVQTVKSIDGIKFSVWSPTEIRKYSVAEITAPETYDEDGMAVQGGLMDGRLGTLEPGQKCLTCGNTAARCPGHFGHIELAEPVLHIAFIDNIHKLLLATCRSCSRLKLPQEDLDNYGQVLKKEAAYTIISQKRIPDEILDKAKKAKECPHCGKPQYDMIFTKPTIFIEKTEIGEHRLLPITIRERFTQIRDEDLRLLGYDPNTARPEWFILQVLPVPPVTVRPSIILETGIRSEDDLTHKMVDIIRVNQRLKESKDAGTPPLIVQDLVDLLQYHTTTYFDNEVSGIPQAHHRSGRPLKTLTQRLKGKEGRFRGSLSGKRVDFSSRTVISPDPSLDLSEVGVPEAVAKKLTIPEIVTEWNIERMRELVINGPDKFPGVNYIVRPDGVKIRLDFVEDRSIIAQNIEVGYLVERHLADGDIVMFNRQPSLHQMSIMAHYVRVLPGKTFRLHPSVCPPYNADFDGDEMNLHVPQSEEARAEAILLMRVQDQLISPRYGGPIIGGLRDFITGSYLLTKDDTMLTPQEFANYAMLGGYEGTFPEPAAKGKDGPMYTGKQLFSLFLPSDFNYVITSKWSKGTKGTQKDVVIKNGQLISGVIDKASIGAEEPESVLHRVAKDYGNAVAKKFLNSVLIVAKQFITHYGFSYGYSDLELSEKVRSDIHAGTDESYNTVYDLISQAKKGTLKLTRGLSADEALEAYIVNELSKARDKAGNTADQQLDKNNAARIMATTGARGSSLNIGQMAGALGQQSIRGNRLNKGYNNRALPHFKENDDNPDAHGFVKSNYRDGLSTIEFFFHAMGGREGLVDTAVRTQQSGYMQRRLVNALEHIKLEYDNTVRDPHGHIIQFLYGEDGIDVAKSDHGEAFNINRLIESETIVDTGKKITKEEAEDMVKKYTKSFNPRLTRLVEESILHSKLSKEGTEKVLKKAVDLYHKAKAEPGQAVGIVTAQSIGEPGTQMTLRTFHFAGIRERNVTLGLPRLIELVDARKKPVTPTMDIYLEEKYKKSREKAIEVARNTLQTKISALVENVETDYATQITIELSPTALSQRGCTVEEVEAALASNKKFKMETSGNTITLTLAEESDAPTAIAIRNKVLNSIVKGVPDITRVTVAQKDDEWVIQTTGSNLAKVLEIDGIDKRNVRTNNVFEIAATLGIEAARNALINELSTTLEDQGLEVDSRYIMLVSDMMCSRGYLQQIGRHGIAGTKDSVLARAAFEITVPTIAEAALTGEIEELKGVTENVIVGSNIPVGSGTVDLYMQVSKN; encoded by the coding sequence TTGTCAGTTCAAACAGTAAAATCAATTGACGGAATCAAATTCTCAGTTTGGTCACCAACTGAAATTCGAAAATACTCTGTAGCTGAAATCACGGCACCGGAGACATACGACGAAGACGGAATGGCAGTCCAAGGTGGACTCATGGATGGCAGACTAGGAACACTAGAGCCTGGACAAAAATGCCTCACATGCGGAAACACCGCGGCAAGATGCCCTGGCCACTTTGGTCATATTGAATTGGCAGAGCCAGTATTACACATTGCATTTATTGACAATATTCACAAATTACTATTAGCAACGTGTCGTTCTTGCTCCAGACTAAAGCTTCCACAGGAAGATCTTGACAACTATGGCCAAGTTCTCAAAAAGGAAGCAGCATACACAATAATTTCACAAAAGAGAATTCCCGATGAAATCCTAGACAAGGCCAAAAAAGCAAAGGAATGCCCGCACTGTGGAAAACCACAATACGACATGATTTTCACAAAACCAACAATATTTATCGAAAAAACCGAAATTGGCGAGCACAGACTATTACCAATCACAATACGAGAGAGATTTACACAAATTCGAGACGAGGACCTAAGATTATTGGGCTATGATCCAAACACCGCAAGACCGGAATGGTTCATCTTGCAGGTATTGCCGGTGCCACCAGTAACAGTTAGACCATCAATCATCCTGGAAACAGGTATCAGATCAGAAGACGACTTGACCCACAAAATGGTCGACATCATCCGTGTAAATCAAAGACTAAAGGAAAGCAAGGACGCAGGTACACCACCACTAATCGTCCAAGACCTAGTTGACCTGTTGCAATACCACACAACCACATACTTTGATAACGAAGTTTCTGGAATCCCGCAAGCTCACCACAGATCTGGCAGGCCACTAAAGACACTAACACAGCGACTCAAAGGAAAGGAAGGAAGATTCAGAGGATCACTGTCCGGCAAAAGAGTAGACTTTTCCAGCAGAACCGTCATCTCGCCAGACCCAAGCCTTGATCTGTCAGAAGTTGGTGTGCCAGAAGCAGTAGCAAAGAAGCTCACAATCCCAGAGATTGTAACTGAATGGAACATTGAGAGAATGCGAGAGCTGGTAATCAACGGACCAGACAAGTTCCCAGGTGTCAATTATATTGTAAGACCAGACGGCGTCAAAATCAGACTGGATTTCGTAGAGGACCGCTCTATCATTGCACAAAACATCGAAGTTGGTTATCTAGTGGAGCGACACCTAGCAGACGGCGACATTGTAATGTTCAACCGACAACCATCACTTCACCAAATGTCGATTATGGCTCATTATGTCCGGGTACTACCAGGAAAAACATTCAGACTACACCCATCAGTATGTCCGCCATACAACGCAGACTTTGATGGGGACGAAATGAACTTGCACGTACCACAAAGCGAGGAAGCCCGAGCAGAAGCAATTCTACTGATGAGAGTACAAGACCAACTTATTTCACCAAGATATGGCGGTCCAATCATCGGAGGCCTTCGAGACTTTATCACTGGATCATACCTTCTAACCAAAGATGACACGATGCTCACACCGCAAGAATTTGCAAACTATGCAATGCTTGGCGGATACGAGGGAACATTCCCAGAGCCAGCAGCAAAAGGAAAAGACGGCCCAATGTACACTGGAAAGCAACTCTTCTCATTGTTCTTGCCATCAGACTTTAACTATGTAATCACATCAAAGTGGTCCAAGGGAACAAAAGGCACACAAAAAGACGTTGTAATCAAGAATGGCCAGCTGATTAGTGGAGTAATCGACAAGGCATCAATTGGCGCAGAAGAGCCGGAAAGTGTCTTGCACAGAGTTGCTAAAGACTATGGTAATGCGGTTGCAAAGAAATTCCTCAACTCTGTATTGATTGTGGCAAAACAATTCATCACTCACTATGGATTCAGCTATGGTTACTCTGATCTGGAATTATCAGAAAAAGTACGATCCGACATCCACGCAGGAACTGACGAATCATACAACACAGTATATGATTTGATTTCACAGGCAAAGAAAGGCACACTAAAGCTAACTAGAGGACTTTCTGCAGACGAGGCACTGGAAGCCTATATCGTAAACGAATTATCAAAGGCAAGAGACAAGGCAGGAAACACAGCTGACCAGCAGCTAGACAAAAACAATGCCGCAAGAATCATGGCAACAACAGGAGCCAGAGGCTCATCACTAAACATTGGCCAGATGGCAGGCGCACTAGGACAACAGTCAATTCGTGGTAATAGACTAAACAAGGGCTACAACAACAGGGCACTGCCACACTTTAAGGAAAATGACGACAACCCAGACGCACATGGATTTGTAAAATCAAACTATAGAGACGGATTATCCACAATAGAGTTCTTCTTCCACGCAATGGGAGGAAGAGAAGGACTAGTCGACACTGCAGTCAGAACCCAACAATCTGGTTACATGCAGAGAAGACTAGTCAACGCGCTAGAGCACATCAAGCTAGAATACGACAATACAGTGCGCGACCCACACGGACACATCATCCAATTCCTGTATGGTGAAGACGGAATCGATGTTGCAAAGTCCGACCACGGCGAGGCATTCAACATAAACAGACTGATCGAATCAGAGACAATCGTAGACACTGGCAAGAAAATCACAAAAGAAGAAGCAGAAGACATGGTAAAGAAATACACCAAGTCATTCAACCCAAGACTCACCCGCCTAGTCGAAGAGTCAATCCTACATTCAAAATTATCCAAAGAGGGAACAGAAAAAGTACTCAAAAAGGCAGTTGACTTGTACCACAAGGCAAAGGCAGAGCCAGGACAAGCGGTAGGAATTGTAACTGCGCAATCTATCGGAGAGCCGGGAACCCAGATGACACTGAGAACATTCCACTTTGCAGGAATCAGAGAACGAAACGTAACACTAGGTCTGCCAAGACTAATCGAATTAGTCGATGCAAGAAAAAAGCCAGTAACACCGACCATGGACATCTACCTGGAAGAAAAATACAAAAAATCCAGAGAGAAGGCAATCGAGGTTGCAAGAAACACACTACAGACCAAGATATCCGCACTGGTAGAAAACGTAGAAACCGACTATGCAACACAAATCACAATTGAGCTTAGTCCAACCGCACTCTCCCAGAGAGGTTGCACAGTAGAAGAAGTCGAGGCAGCACTTGCATCAAACAAGAAATTCAAAATGGAGACTAGCGGCAACACCATTACCCTGACACTGGCAGAAGAATCTGATGCTCCAACTGCAATTGCAATTAGAAACAAGGTACTAAACTCCATAGTAAAGGGAGTGCCAGACATTACTCGTGTAACAGTTGCACAAAAAGACGACGAATGGGTCATCCAGACAACCGGCTCTAATCTGGCAAAGGTGCTGGAAATCGACGGAATCGACAAGAGAAACGTTAGAACAAACAACGTCTTTGAAATTGCGGCAACACTAGGAATCGAAGCTGCAAGAAACGCACTAATCAACGAATTATCTACAACTCTGGAAGACCAGGGACTGGAAGTCGATTCCAGATACATCATGCTGGTATCAGACATGATGTGCTCTCGTGGATACCTGCAACAAATCGGTCGACACGGAATCGCAGGAACCAAAGACAGCGTATTGGCAAGGGCTGCATTTGAAATCACAGTCCCAACAATTGCAGAGGCTGCACTGACCGGAGAAATCGAAGAGCTCAAAGGAGTTACAGAAAACGTAATCGTTGGTTCAAACATTCCAGTTGGTTCTGGAACAGTAGATCTCTACATGCAAGTATCCAAGAACTAA
- a CDS encoding DNA-directed RNA polymerase subunit B, whose product MTDPSNKRWPIIQDLLKREGIARQHLNSFDEFLERGLQSIIDEVAQIEIENAEYPYKIQLGKVKLQQPRMMELDGSITHITPTEARLRNVSYSAPIMMEASVVEDGKILESRFVHIGDIPVMVRSNACILHNFSTQKLIEHGEDPNDPGGYFIINGSERVIVGLEDLSYNKIIVDKEKVGGNDVYKAKVYSSIVGYRAKLELVMKNDGLIVARIPGSPVDIPVVTLMRALGLESDREIAAAVSLVESIQNELEASFEKVAEVQTSKDSIVYISKRIAPGMLEEFQIKRAETLLDWGLLPHLGKHQENRREKAQFLGEAACKLIELKLGWISPDDKDHYGNKVIKFAGQMLADLFRTAFRNLVRDMKYQLERSGQKRGINAVAAAIRPGIVSDKLNNAIATGNWGRGRVGVTQLLDRTNYLSTISHLRRIQSPLSRTQPNFEARDLHPTHFGRICPSETPEGSNCGLVKNLALSAIISVNVSPEEIIEKLYDLGSVHFTDAKEDLKRDGTRVFVDGRLVGYYKDGDKLVESLRDLRRNSKIHPHVGISFFKPNVEGATKRLYVNCNAGRVLRPLIVIKDGKPLLTQELIDKVSKKLMSWNDLLRMGIIELNDANEEENCYITIDDKDTKKFTHLEIFPSAILGAGASIIPYPEHNQSPRNTYESAMAKQSLGFSTPMMNTSTYVRQHFMWYPQTPIVTTKALNLLGMEDRPAGQNCVVAVLPFDGYNIEDAIVISKAAVDRGLGRTFFYRIYEAEAKQYPGGMRDNFEIPNAEDNIRGYKGEKAYRLLEEDGVIATESNAVGGDILIGKTSPPRFMEEYREFESKGPYRRDTSIGVRPSETGVVDTVVMTQSNEGGKMYKIRVRDMRIPEIGDKFASRHGQKGVVGILARYEDLPYTAEGVIPDVLINPHAFPSRMTVGMFMESVSGKAAAVRGARFDGSAFVGEKVEEIKAALEGSGLKYSGKEIMYDGRTGKPFPVEVFIGVVYYQKLHHMVADKIHARARGQVQMLTKQPTEGRARGGGLRFGEMERDCLIAYGASMILKDRLLDESDKSEIYVCERCGLVAYHDVKQRKYVCRVCGDKAKVSSVSVAYAFKLLLQEMQSLNVAPRLMIKERV is encoded by the coding sequence AAGAGAGGGAATTGCAAGACAACACCTAAACTCCTTTGATGAATTCTTGGAGAGAGGATTGCAAAGCATCATTGACGAAGTGGCACAAATTGAAATTGAAAACGCAGAATATCCATACAAGATTCAGCTTGGCAAAGTAAAACTGCAACAGCCAAGAATGATGGAACTTGACGGCTCTATTACTCATATTACTCCAACAGAGGCAAGACTGCGAAACGTATCGTATTCTGCGCCAATAATGATGGAGGCAAGCGTAGTAGAAGACGGAAAAATCCTAGAATCAAGATTTGTCCACATTGGAGACATTCCGGTCATGGTACGATCCAATGCATGCATTCTGCACAATTTCTCTACTCAAAAATTAATTGAACACGGCGAGGATCCAAACGATCCTGGTGGATACTTTATCATCAACGGCTCTGAACGAGTTATAGTAGGACTAGAGGATCTGTCCTACAACAAGATCATCGTCGACAAGGAAAAGGTTGGCGGCAACGATGTCTACAAGGCCAAAGTCTATTCTTCGATTGTTGGTTATCGCGCAAAACTAGAACTAGTAATGAAAAACGACGGACTGATCGTAGCAAGAATTCCAGGATCTCCAGTAGACATTCCAGTAGTTACATTGATGAGGGCACTCGGACTAGAATCCGACAGGGAAATTGCAGCAGCTGTTTCTTTGGTAGAATCCATCCAAAATGAATTAGAAGCATCATTTGAAAAAGTAGCCGAAGTCCAAACATCAAAGGATTCCATTGTGTATATTTCAAAGAGAATTGCGCCAGGTATGCTAGAAGAATTCCAGATCAAGCGAGCAGAAACATTGCTTGACTGGGGACTATTGCCACACCTAGGAAAGCATCAAGAAAACAGAAGAGAAAAGGCCCAGTTCTTAGGCGAGGCAGCATGCAAGCTAATCGAGCTAAAGTTGGGCTGGATTTCTCCAGACGACAAGGACCATTATGGAAATAAAGTAATCAAATTCGCAGGACAAATGCTAGCTGACCTGTTCAGAACTGCATTTAGAAACTTGGTCCGCGACATGAAATACCAACTGGAAAGATCCGGACAAAAACGAGGAATCAATGCAGTAGCAGCTGCCATTAGACCAGGTATAGTATCAGACAAACTAAACAACGCAATTGCAACAGGAAACTGGGGCAGAGGTCGTGTCGGCGTAACACAACTCCTAGACAGAACAAACTATCTGTCCACAATTTCTCATCTTCGAAGAATCCAGTCTCCATTATCCAGAACACAGCCAAACTTTGAGGCAAGAGACTTGCACCCAACTCACTTTGGAAGAATCTGCCCAAGCGAAACACCAGAAGGCTCTAACTGTGGTCTAGTCAAGAACTTGGCATTATCTGCTATAATATCAGTAAATGTTTCACCAGAAGAAATAATCGAAAAACTCTACGACTTGGGCTCGGTACACTTTACTGATGCCAAAGAAGATCTGAAACGAGACGGAACCCGTGTCTTTGTCGATGGAAGACTGGTTGGCTACTACAAGGACGGCGACAAGCTGGTAGAGTCACTGCGTGATCTGAGAAGAAACTCCAAGATTCACCCACACGTAGGCATTTCATTTTTCAAGCCAAACGTGGAAGGCGCAACAAAGCGACTCTACGTTAACTGCAATGCAGGCCGTGTCTTGAGGCCACTAATTGTGATTAAAGATGGCAAGCCACTACTCACACAAGAGCTAATTGACAAAGTATCAAAGAAGCTCATGTCTTGGAATGACCTTCTAAGAATGGGAATCATTGAGCTAAACGATGCAAACGAGGAAGAAAACTGTTACATCACAATAGATGACAAGGACACCAAGAAATTCACTCACCTAGAAATATTCCCATCGGCAATCTTGGGAGCAGGCGCATCAATCATCCCATATCCAGAGCACAACCAGTCCCCAAGAAACACATACGAGTCTGCAATGGCAAAGCAAAGCTTAGGATTTTCAACACCAATGATGAACACTAGCACCTATGTTAGACAGCACTTTATGTGGTACCCACAAACACCAATTGTTACCACAAAAGCGCTAAACCTGCTTGGAATGGAAGACAGACCAGCAGGACAGAACTGTGTAGTTGCTGTATTGCCATTTGACGGATACAACATTGAGGACGCAATTGTAATTTCTAAAGCTGCAGTGGACAGGGGCCTTGGAAGAACATTCTTCTACAGAATCTATGAGGCTGAAGCAAAACAATACCCAGGCGGAATGAGAGACAACTTTGAGATTCCAAACGCCGAGGACAACATCCGAGGATACAAAGGAGAAAAGGCATATCGATTACTAGAAGAAGACGGAGTTATTGCAACAGAGTCAAACGCAGTTGGCGGAGACATTCTGATTGGCAAGACCAGTCCTCCGAGATTCATGGAAGAGTACAGAGAGTTCGAGTCCAAGGGACCATACAGAAGAGACACATCAATTGGCGTTAGACCATCAGAGACTGGCGTAGTCGATACAGTAGTCATGACACAATCCAACGAGGGCGGCAAAATGTACAAGATTAGAGTTAGAGACATGAGAATTCCAGAAATTGGCGACAAATTCGCATCAAGACACGGACAGAAAGGTGTGGTTGGAATTTTGGCAAGATACGAGGACCTACCATATACCGCAGAAGGAGTTATTCCAGACGTATTGATCAACCCACACGCATTCCCGTCACGTATGACAGTTGGAATGTTTATGGAGTCTGTGTCTGGCAAGGCAGCTGCAGTTAGAGGTGCAAGATTTGACGGCTCTGCATTTGTTGGAGAAAAAGTAGAGGAAATCAAGGCAGCACTGGAAGGCTCTGGACTGAAATATTCTGGTAAAGAAATAATGTACGACGGCAGAACTGGAAAACCATTCCCAGTAGAAGTCTTCATCGGAGTTGTGTATTATCAAAAACTGCACCACATGGTGGCAGACAAGATTCACGCAAGAGCAAGAGGACAAGTCCAAATGCTGACCAAGCAACCAACAGAAGGTCGTGCAAGAGGAGGAGGACTCAGATTTGGTGAAATGGAACGAGACTGCCTAATCGCATATGGCGCATCCATGATTCTCAAAGACAGACTATTGGATGAATCAGACAAGTCTGAGATCTATGTCTGTGAGCGATGCGGACTAGTTGCATATCATGATGTTAAACAAAGAAAATACGTTTGCCGAGTCTGCGGAGACAAGGCAAAGGTCTCATCAGTTTCCGTGGCATATGCGTTTAAGCTATTGCTCCAGGAAATGCAAAGCCTCAACGTAGCGCCAAGACTAATGATCAAGGAGAGAGTGTAA